In Rattus norvegicus strain BN/NHsdMcwi chromosome 1, GRCr8, whole genome shotgun sequence, a genomic segment contains:
- the Or5b24 gene encoding olfactory receptor Olr344 yields the protein MDNNTKLSTFILLGLTDNPELQVPLFITFSLIYLITLIGNLGMIVLIWLDSRLHTPMYIFLSHLSLADCVYSSSVTPKVMAGFLTGDKVISYGGCVAQMFFFVAFASVDCFLLAVMAFDRHAAVCKPLHYTTTMTTSVCARMVIACYAWGLFESAIHTGFTFSLPCCANVVHHFFCDIPPILALSCSDIYVNEIVLFILASFNVFFALIVILTSYAFIFIAILRMRSAEGQKKAFSTCASHLTAVTIFYGTVIFMYLQPSSSHSMDNDQMASVFYTMVVPMLNPVVYSLRNKEVHNAFKKAVEKMNTLLSS from the coding sequence ATGGACAATAACACTAAGTTGTCTACATTTATACTTTTGGGATTGACTGACAACCCAGAACTACAAGTCCCTCTGTTTATAACATTCAGTCTCATCTATCTCATCACACTGATTGGGAACCTGGGCATGATTGTGTTGATCTGGCTGGACTCCCGCCTGCACACCCCCATGTATATTTTCCTCAGTCACCTTTCTCTGGCAGACTGTGTTTACTCCTCATCTGTGACTCCAAAGGTGATGGCTGGGTTTCTCACAGGGGATAAAGTTATCTCCTATGGAGGATGTGTTGCACAAATGTTCTTCTTTGTAGCTTTTGCCAGTGTTGACTGTTTCCTACTTGCTGTCATGGCTTTTGACAGGCATGCTGCAGTATGCAAGCCCTTACATTACACTACAACTATGACTACTAGTGTGTGTGCTCGCATGGTGATAGCCTGCTATGCCTGGGGTTTGTTTGAATCTGCTATACATACTGGATTCaccttctccctcccctgctgTGCTAATGTGGTCCATCACTTTTTCTGTGATATACCTCCAATCCTGGCTCTTTCTTGCTCTGATATCTATGTGAATGAGATCGTGCTCTTTATCTTAGCTTCATTCAATGTCTTCTTTGCTCTGATTGTTATCTTGACCTCCTATGCATTCATATTCATTGCTATTCTCAGGATGCGTTCAGCAGAAGGGCAGAAGAAGGCCTTCTCTACTTGTGCATCCCACCTCACTGCTGTCACCATATTCTATGGAACTGTAATCTTCATGTATCTACAGCCCAGTTCCAGTCATTCTATGGACAATGATCAAATGGCATCTGTTTTCTATACCATGGTTGTTCCCATGTTGAACCCAGTTGTTTATAGCTTAAGGAATAAGGAAGTTCATAATGCTTTCAAGAAAGCTGTTGAGAAAATGAACACTTTGCTGAGCTCCTAA